From a region of the Georgenia yuyongxinii genome:
- the rplO gene encoding 50S ribosomal protein L15 has product MADSTNNPRPLQVHHLRPAPGAKSTKIRVGRGEGGKRGKTAGRGTKGTKARYQVPERFEGGQMPLHMRLPKLRGFKNPFRTEYQVVNLEKLGALYPEGGAVTVEDLVAKGAVRSGQLVKVLGTGEVAVKLEVAVDAWSGSAKEKIEAAGGTISAK; this is encoded by the coding sequence ATGGCCGACAGCACGAACAACCCCCGCCCGCTGCAGGTGCACCACCTGCGGCCGGCGCCCGGTGCCAAGTCCACCAAGATCCGCGTGGGTCGTGGTGAGGGCGGCAAGCGGGGCAAGACCGCGGGTCGTGGCACCAAGGGCACCAAGGCCCGTTACCAGGTGCCCGAGCGCTTCGAGGGTGGGCAGATGCCGCTGCACATGCGGCTGCCCAAGCTCCGGGGCTTTAAGAACCCGTTCCGCACCGAGTACCAGGTGGTCAACCTGGAGAAGCTCGGCGCGCTCTACCCCGAGGGTGGCGCCGTCACCGTCGAGGACCTCGTGGCCAAGGGCGCGGTGCGCTCCGGCCAGCTGGTGAAGGTCCTCGGCACCGGCGAGGTCGCCGTCAAGCTCGAGGTCGCGGTGGACGCCTGGTCCGGCTCGGCCAAGGAGAAGATCGAGGCCGCCGGCGGGACCATCTCCGCCAAGTGA
- the rpmD gene encoding 50S ribosomal protein L30: MAKLKVTQTKSVIGGKQNQRDTLRTLGLRKIRQSAVHEDRPEVRGMITTVAHLVTVEEVD; encoded by the coding sequence ATGGCCAAGCTCAAGGTGACCCAGACCAAGTCCGTCATCGGCGGCAAGCAGAACCAGCGTGACACGCTGCGCACCCTCGGGCTGCGGAAGATCCGCCAGTCGGCGGTCCACGAGGACCGGCCCGAGGTCCGCGGCATGATCACGACGGTGGCGCACCTCGTCACCGTCGAGGAGGTCGACTGA
- the rpsE gene encoding 30S ribosomal protein S5 produces MAAPQRSRTGSGPAAASGDNREGGNRRDGRGRGDRRDNRRGAEEKSNYIERVVTINRVSKVVKGGRRFSFTALVVVGDGDGTVGVGYGKAKEVPAAIAKGTEEAKKNFFRVPRVKRTIPHAVTGEAAAGVVFLRPASPGTGVIAGGPVRAVLDCAGVHDILSKSLGSSNAINIVHATVAALKMLEQPEAVAARRGLPLEHVAPAALLRERAAGEAKDRGDKAAEAVGAGA; encoded by the coding sequence ATGGCTGCACCGCAGCGAAGCAGGACCGGTTCTGGTCCCGCCGCCGCCTCGGGCGATAACCGCGAGGGCGGCAACCGCCGCGACGGGCGTGGGCGGGGCGACCGCCGCGACAACCGCCGCGGGGCCGAGGAGAAGAGCAACTACATCGAGCGCGTGGTCACGATCAACCGCGTCTCAAAGGTCGTCAAGGGTGGTCGCCGATTCAGCTTCACCGCGCTGGTCGTGGTGGGCGACGGTGACGGCACCGTCGGCGTCGGCTACGGCAAGGCGAAGGAGGTGCCCGCGGCGATCGCCAAGGGCACCGAGGAGGCGAAGAAGAACTTCTTCCGCGTCCCCCGCGTCAAGCGGACGATCCCGCACGCCGTGACCGGCGAGGCCGCTGCCGGCGTCGTCTTCCTGCGCCCGGCCTCCCCGGGTACCGGCGTCATCGCCGGCGGCCCGGTGCGCGCCGTCCTCGACTGCGCCGGGGTGCACGACATCCTGAGCAAGTCGCTGGGCTCGTCCAACGCGATCAACATCGTCCACGCCACCGTGGCCGCGCTGAAGATGCTTGAGCAGCCCGAGGCCGTCGCCGCACGTCGTGGCCTGCCCCTGGAGCACGTGGCCCCGGCCGCGCTGCTGCGTGAGCGTGCCGCCGGCGAGGCGAAGGACCGTGGCGACAAGGCCGCCGAGGCCGTCGGGGCTGGTGCGTGA
- the rplR gene encoding 50S ribosomal protein L18, translating into MAISIKGKGKSIARTRRHLRLRKRISGTTERPRLVVTRSARHMVAQLVDDTTGRTLASASTLEADLRAGEGDKTAKARRVGELVAERAKAAGVGAAVFDRGGNKYHGRVAAVADGAREGGLTL; encoded by the coding sequence ATGGCAATCTCGATCAAGGGCAAGGGCAAGTCCATCGCCCGCACGCGCCGCCACCTCCGGCTGCGCAAGCGCATCTCCGGCACCACGGAGCGGCCGCGTCTGGTCGTCACCCGGTCGGCCCGCCACATGGTGGCCCAGCTCGTGGACGACACCACCGGCCGCACCCTGGCCTCCGCCTCCACGCTCGAGGCCGACCTGCGGGCCGGCGAGGGCGACAAGACCGCCAAGGCCCGCCGGGTCGGTGAGCTCGTCGCCGAGCGCGCCAAGGCCGCCGGTGTCGGCGCGGCGGTCTTCGACCGCGGCGGCAACAAGTACCACGGGCGGGTCGCGGCTGTGGCCGACGGCGCCCGCGAGGGTGGTCTGACCCTGTGA
- the rplF gene encoding 50S ribosomal protein L6: MSRIGKVPVPVPAGVDIAIDGALVTVKGPKGTLSHTVAEPLSVSRDDDGALVVTRPNDERESRSLHGLTRTLLSNLVTGVTQGYTKDLEIVGTGYRVLAKGSDLEFTLGFSHPVVVSPPEGITFTVNGATKLTVSGIDKQQVGEVAANIRKIRKPEPYKGKGVRYAGEQVRRKVGKAGK; the protein is encoded by the coding sequence ATGTCCCGAATCGGTAAGGTCCCCGTCCCGGTCCCCGCTGGCGTCGACATCGCCATCGACGGCGCGCTGGTGACCGTCAAGGGCCCCAAGGGCACCCTCAGCCACACCGTGGCCGAGCCTCTCTCCGTCTCCCGTGACGACGACGGCGCCCTCGTGGTGACGCGCCCGAACGACGAGCGCGAGTCCCGCTCGCTGCACGGCCTGACCCGCACGCTGCTGTCGAACCTCGTCACCGGCGTCACGCAGGGCTACACCAAGGACCTCGAGATCGTCGGCACCGGATACCGCGTGCTCGCGAAGGGCTCGGACCTCGAGTTCACGCTCGGCTTCTCGCACCCCGTCGTCGTGAGCCCCCCCGAGGGCATCACGTTCACCGTGAACGGCGCAACGAAGCTCACGGTGTCCGGGATCGACAAGCAGCAGGTCGGCGAGGTCGCTGCGAACATCCGCAAGATCCGCAAGCCCGAGCCCTACAAGGGCAAGGGCGTGCGTTACGCCGGCGAGCAGGTCCGCCGCAAGGTCGGAAAGGCTGGTAAGTAA
- the rpsH gene encoding 30S ribosomal protein S8: protein MTMTDPIADMLTRLRNANSAYHESVTMPYSKLKANIAEILKSEGYIASWTVEDAEVGKKLTLDLKFGPNRERSLAGVRRVSKPGLRVYAKSTNLPRVLGGLGVAILSTSSGLLTDREAQNKGVGGEVLAFVW from the coding sequence ATGACTATGACTGACCCCATCGCAGACATGCTCACGCGTCTGCGTAACGCCAACTCGGCGTACCACGAGTCGGTGACCATGCCGTACTCGAAGCTCAAGGCAAACATCGCGGAGATCCTCAAGTCCGAGGGTTACATCGCGAGCTGGACGGTGGAGGACGCCGAGGTCGGCAAGAAGCTGACCCTGGACCTCAAGTTCGGTCCGAACCGTGAGCGCTCGCTCGCGGGCGTGCGCCGGGTGTCCAAGCCCGGTCTGCGCGTCTACGCGAAGTCCACGAACCTGCCCAGGGTCCTCGGCGGTCTCGGGGTGGCCATCCTGTCCACCTCCTCCGGCCTGCTGACCGACCGCGAAGCACAGAACAAGGGCGTTGGCGGGGAAGTCCTCGCCTTCGTCTGGTGA
- a CDS encoding type Z 30S ribosomal protein S14: MAKTALIQKANRKPKFGVRGYTRCQRCGRPHSVYRKFGLCRVCLREMALAGHLPGVTKSSW; encoded by the coding sequence ATGGCGAAGACCGCTCTGATCCAGAAGGCCAACCGTAAGCCGAAGTTCGGCGTGCGCGGCTACACCCGCTGCCAGCGCTGCGGACGCCCGCACTCGGTCTACCGCAAGTTCGGCCTCTGCCGCGTGTGCCTGCGCGAGATGGCCCTCGCCGGCCATCTCCCCGGCGTCACCAAGTCCAGCTGGTAA
- the rplE gene encoding 50S ribosomal protein L5, whose translation MSETITLPRLKQRYRDEIIAGLREEFQHANVNQVAGLTKIVVNMGVGDAARDSKLIEGAIRDLSLITGQKPQVTKARKSIAQFKLREGQPIGAHVTLRGDRMWEFLDRLLSLALPRIRDFRGLSPKQFDGHGNYTFGLNEQSMFHEIDQDKIDRVRGMDITVVTSATTDEEGRSLLRRLGFPFKED comes from the coding sequence ATGAGCGAGACCATCACCCTCCCGCGCCTCAAGCAGCGCTACCGCGACGAGATCATCGCCGGCCTGCGCGAGGAGTTCCAGCACGCCAACGTCAACCAGGTCGCCGGCCTGACCAAGATCGTGGTCAACATGGGCGTGGGCGACGCGGCACGCGACTCCAAGCTCATCGAGGGCGCCATCCGCGACCTGAGCCTGATCACCGGTCAGAAGCCGCAGGTCACCAAGGCCCGCAAGTCCATCGCGCAGTTCAAGCTGCGCGAGGGACAGCCGATCGGCGCGCACGTCACGCTGCGCGGCGACCGCATGTGGGAGTTCCTCGACCGGCTGCTCTCGCTGGCGCTGCCCCGCATCCGTGACTTCCGCGGCCTCAGCCCGAAGCAGTTCGACGGGCACGGCAACTACACGTTCGGTCTGAACGAGCAGTCGATGTTCCACGAGATCGACCAGGACAAGATCGACCGCGTGCGCGGCATGGACATCACGGTCGTCACCTCGGCCACAACCGACGAAGAGGGGCGGTCGCTGCTGCGTCGCCTGGGCTTCCCTTTCAAGGAGGACTGA
- the rplX gene encoding 50S ribosomal protein L24, with amino-acid sequence MAKIKKGDLVVVISGRDKGKQGRVLEVQVDSRRVVVEGVQRVKKHTKVGQSSRGARTGGIETIEAPIHVSNVMLVDPETKKGTRVGYRTETVERDGRTRSVRVRVAKRSGKDI; translated from the coding sequence ATGGCGAAGATCAAGAAGGGCGACCTCGTCGTCGTCATCTCGGGCCGGGACAAGGGCAAGCAGGGCCGGGTGCTCGAGGTCCAGGTCGACAGCCGCCGCGTCGTCGTCGAGGGCGTGCAGCGCGTGAAGAAGCACACCAAGGTTGGCCAGTCCAGCCGTGGCGCGCGCACGGGCGGCATCGAGACCATCGAGGCCCCCATCCACGTCAGCAACGTGATGCTGGTCGACCCGGAGACCAAGAAGGGCACCCGGGTGGGCTACCGCACCGAGACTGTCGAGCGTGACGGGCGCACCCGCTCCGTGCGGGTCCGTGTGGCCAAGCGCTCCGGTAAGGACATCTGA
- the rplN gene encoding 50S ribosomal protein L14 — translation MIQQESRLKVADNTGAKEILCIRVLGGSGRRYAGIGDTIVATVKDAIPGGNVKKGDVVKAVIVRTSKERRRPDGSYIKFDENAAVILKGDGEPRGTRIFGPVGRELRDKKFMRIISLAPEVL, via the coding sequence ATGATCCAGCAGGAGTCGCGGCTGAAGGTCGCCGACAACACCGGTGCCAAGGAGATCCTTTGCATCCGTGTGCTCGGCGGCTCCGGCCGGCGCTATGCCGGCATCGGCGACACGATCGTCGCCACTGTCAAGGACGCCATCCCCGGCGGCAACGTCAAGAAGGGCGACGTCGTCAAGGCGGTCATCGTCCGCACCAGCAAGGAGCGTCGTCGCCCCGACGGCTCGTACATCAAGTTCGACGAGAACGCAGCCGTGATCCTCAAGGGCGACGGCGAGCCTCGTGGGACCCGCATCTTCGGCCCGGTGGGCCGCGAGCTGCGCGACAAGAAGTTCATGCGCATCATTTCTCTGGCGCCGGAGGTGCTCTGA
- the rpsQ gene encoding 30S ribosomal protein S17, protein MSENQTVDPTAERNFRKTRRGYVVSDKMDKTVVVEVEDRVKHALYGKVIRRTERVKAHDEKNEVGVGDLVLIMETRPLSATKRYRVVEILEKAK, encoded by the coding sequence GTGAGCGAGAACCAGACCGTCGACCCGACGGCGGAGCGCAACTTCCGCAAGACGCGGCGCGGCTACGTCGTCAGCGACAAGATGGACAAGACCGTGGTGGTCGAGGTCGAGGACCGCGTCAAGCACGCGCTCTACGGCAAGGTCATCCGCCGCACCGAGCGGGTCAAGGCCCACGACGAGAAGAACGAGGTCGGCGTCGGTGACCTGGTCCTCATCATGGAGACCCGTCCGCTCTCCGCGACCAAGCGGTACCGCGTGGTCGAGATTCTTGAGAAGGCCAAGTAA
- the rpmC gene encoding 50S ribosomal protein L29: MAIGTKGLAPQDLDGMDNDRLAEELDKAKAELFNLRFSAATGQLEDHGRLKAVRRDIARIYTIVRERELGIRTAPSTEK; encoded by the coding sequence ATGGCCATCGGAACCAAGGGGCTGGCGCCCCAGGACCTCGACGGGATGGACAACGACCGTCTCGCCGAGGAGCTGGACAAGGCCAAGGCCGAGCTGTTCAACCTGCGGTTCTCCGCGGCGACCGGGCAGCTCGAGGACCACGGCCGGCTCAAGGCCGTGCGCCGGGACATCGCCCGCATCTACACGATCGTGCGCGAGCGGGAGCTCGGCATCCGTACCGCGCCCAGCACCGAGAAGTGA
- the rplP gene encoding 50S ribosomal protein L16, giving the protein MLIPRRTKHRKQHHPTRRGVAKGGTTIAFGDFGIQAVEGAYVTNRQIEAARIAMTRHIKRGGKVWINIFPDRPLTKKPAETRMGSGKGSPEWWIANVKPGRVMFELAGVDEGLAREAMSRAQHKLPMKTRFVRREGGEG; this is encoded by the coding sequence GTGCTCATCCCCCGGCGGACCAAGCACCGCAAGCAGCACCACCCCACGCGTCGCGGCGTGGCCAAGGGTGGCACCACCATCGCCTTCGGCGACTTCGGCATCCAGGCCGTGGAGGGTGCGTACGTCACCAACCGGCAGATCGAGGCCGCGCGTATCGCCATGACCCGTCACATCAAGCGTGGCGGCAAGGTGTGGATCAACATCTTCCCCGACCGTCCGCTCACGAAGAAGCCCGCCGAGACCCGCATGGGTTCCGGCAAGGGCTCCCCGGAGTGGTGGATCGCCAACGTCAAGCCCGGCCGCGTCATGTTCGAGCTCGCCGGCGTCGATGAGGGGCTGGCGCGCGAGGCCATGAGCCGCGCGCAGCACAAGCTCCCGATGAAGACGCGCTTCGTGCGTCGTGAGGGTGGTGAAGGCTGA
- the rpsC gene encoding 30S ribosomal protein S3 translates to MGQKVNPTGFRLGITTDHRSRWFADSTKVGQRYRDYVREDVAIRRLMSAGMERAGIAKVDIERTRDRVRVDLHTARPGIVIGRRGAEADRLRGELEKLTGKQVQLNILEVKNPEADAQLVAQGIAEQLASRVSFRRAMRKGMQSAQRAGAKGIRVQCAGRLGGAEMSRSEFYREGRVPLHTLRANIDYGFFEARTTFGRIGVKVWIYKGDVTEKEYAREQADSAGRAPRGRGERRGAPPRREGSGRGGESRAPETPQAQAAPADGAASASTGTEA, encoded by the coding sequence GTGGGTCAGAAGGTCAACCCGACCGGGTTCCGACTCGGCATCACCACCGATCACCGTTCGCGCTGGTTCGCCGACAGCACCAAGGTCGGCCAGCGCTACCGTGACTACGTCCGCGAGGACGTCGCGATCCGGCGGCTCATGTCCGCCGGCATGGAGCGGGCCGGCATCGCCAAGGTGGACATCGAGCGCACCCGTGACCGGGTCCGCGTCGACCTGCACACCGCGCGCCCGGGCATCGTCATCGGCCGCCGCGGCGCCGAGGCCGACCGCCTGCGCGGCGAGCTCGAGAAGCTCACCGGCAAGCAGGTCCAGCTGAACATCCTCGAGGTGAAGAACCCCGAGGCGGACGCCCAGCTGGTCGCCCAGGGCATCGCCGAGCAGCTCGCGAGCCGTGTCTCGTTCCGTCGCGCCATGCGCAAGGGCATGCAGTCCGCCCAGCGCGCCGGCGCCAAGGGCATCCGGGTGCAGTGCGCCGGTCGCCTCGGCGGCGCGGAGATGTCGCGCTCGGAGTTCTACCGCGAGGGCCGGGTGCCGCTGCACACGCTCCGCGCGAACATCGACTACGGGTTCTTCGAGGCCCGGACCACCTTCGGCCGTATCGGCGTGAAGGTGTGGATCTACAAGGGTGACGTGACCGAGAAGGAGTACGCCCGCGAGCAGGCCGACTCCGCCGGCCGGGCCCCGCGTGGTCGTGGTGAGCGCCGTGGCGCTCCTCCGCGCCGCGAGGGCTCGGGTCGTGGCGGCGAGTCCCGCGCACCGGAGACTCCCCAGGCGCAGGCGGCCCCGGCCGACGGCGCCGCCTCGGCATCGACCGGAACGGAGGCCTGA
- the rplV gene encoding 50S ribosomal protein L22 — protein MEAKAQARFVRVTPQKARRVVDVVRGKRAEEAVAVLRFAPQAAAETVRKVVESAIANARVKADQASEAFDESKLVVLEAYVDEGPTLKRFRPRAQGRAARILKRTSHITVVVGEAESNGAAKAAAGTKGRTR, from the coding sequence ATGGAAGCCAAGGCGCAGGCGCGATTCGTCCGCGTCACGCCCCAGAAGGCGCGCAGGGTCGTGGACGTTGTCCGCGGCAAGCGTGCCGAGGAGGCTGTGGCGGTGCTGCGGTTCGCCCCGCAGGCGGCGGCCGAGACCGTGCGCAAGGTCGTCGAGAGCGCGATCGCGAACGCACGCGTCAAGGCCGATCAGGCCAGCGAGGCGTTCGACGAGAGCAAGCTCGTCGTCCTCGAGGCCTACGTGGACGAGGGCCCCACCCTGAAGCGGTTCCGTCCGCGTGCTCAGGGCCGGGCAGCCCGCATCCTCAAGCGCACCAGTCACATCACGGTCGTCGTGGGTGAGGCTGAGTCCAACGGCGCGGCCAAGGCGGCCGCCGGCACGAAGGGGAGGACCCGATAG
- the rpsS gene encoding 30S ribosomal protein S19 encodes MPRSLKKGPFVDDHLQKKVDVQNEKGTKNVIKTWSRRSVITPDFLGHTFAVHDGRKHVPVFVTESMVGHKLGEFAPTRTYRGHDKDDRKARRR; translated from the coding sequence ATGCCGCGCAGTCTGAAGAAGGGTCCCTTCGTCGACGACCACCTGCAGAAGAAGGTGGACGTCCAGAACGAGAAGGGCACCAAGAACGTCATCAAGACCTGGTCCCGCCGGTCCGTGATCACCCCTGACTTCCTGGGGCACACCTTCGCGGTGCACGACGGACGCAAGCACGTCCCGGTCTTCGTCACCGAGTCGATGGTCGGCCACAAGCTCGGGGAGTTCGCCCCGACCCGCACCTACCGCGGGCACGACAAGGACGACCGCAAGGCCCGCCGCCGCTGA
- the rplB gene encoding 50S ribosomal protein L2, with translation MGIRKYKPTTPGRRGSSVADFVEITRSEPEKSLVRPLSKSGGRNSTGRVTTRHKGGGHKRAYRVIDFRRHDKDGVPAKVAHIEYDPNRTARIALLHYADGEKRYIIAPNKLSQGDRIENGAGADIKPGNSLPLRNIPVGTVIHAIELKPGGGAKIARSAGASVQLVAKEGQFAQLRMPSGEIRNVDVRCRASIGEVGNAEQSNINWGKAGRMRWKGKRPTVRGVVMNPVDHPHGGGEGKTSGGRHPVSPWGQPEGRTRRPNKPSDKLIVRRRRTGKKR, from the coding sequence ATGGGAATCCGTAAGTACAAGCCGACGACGCCGGGCCGCCGCGGTTCGAGCGTGGCCGACTTCGTCGAGATCACCCGGTCCGAGCCGGAGAAGTCGCTGGTCCGTCCGCTGAGCAAGTCCGGTGGCCGCAACTCGACCGGTCGTGTGACCACCCGCCACAAGGGCGGTGGCCACAAGCGGGCCTACCGAGTCATCGACTTCCGTCGTCACGACAAGGACGGCGTGCCGGCGAAGGTCGCGCACATCGAGTACGACCCGAACCGCACCGCCCGCATCGCGCTGCTGCACTACGCAGACGGCGAGAAGCGGTACATCATCGCCCCGAACAAGCTCAGCCAGGGCGACCGCATCGAGAACGGCGCCGGCGCGGACATCAAGCCGGGCAACAGCCTCCCGCTGCGCAACATCCCGGTCGGTACGGTCATCCACGCCATCGAGCTCAAGCCCGGCGGCGGCGCGAAGATCGCCCGCTCGGCCGGTGCCTCGGTGCAGCTGGTCGCCAAGGAGGGGCAGTTCGCGCAGCTGCGCATGCCCTCCGGGGAGATCCGCAACGTCGACGTGCGCTGCCGCGCCAGCATCGGCGAGGTCGGCAACGCCGAGCAGTCGAACATCAACTGGGGCAAGGCCGGTCGCATGCGGTGGAAGGGCAAGCGCCCGACCGTCCGAGGCGTCGTCATGAACCCCGTCGACCACCCGCACGGTGGTGGCGAGGGCAAGACCTCCGGTGGTCGTCACCCGGTCAGCCCGTGGGGTCAGCCCGAGGGCCGTACCCGCCGTCCGAACAAGCCGAGCGACAAGCTCATCGTGCGCCGTCGCCGTACCGGCAAGAAGCGCTGA
- the rplW gene encoding 50S ribosomal protein L23: MSIESGKNPRDIIFKPIVSEKSYGLIDEGKYTFEVDPRSNKTEIKNAIEKIFDVKVASVNTANRQGKSRRTKFGLGKRKDTKRAIVTLREGSIDIFGEVAG; this comes from the coding sequence GTGAGCATCGAGTCGGGCAAGAACCCGCGCGACATCATCTTCAAGCCGATCGTCTCGGAGAAGAGCTACGGCCTGATCGACGAGGGCAAGTACACCTTCGAGGTGGACCCCCGCTCGAACAAGACCGAGATCAAGAACGCCATCGAGAAGATCTTCGACGTCAAGGTCGCCTCGGTGAACACCGCGAACCGGCAGGGCAAGTCCCGCCGGACGAAGTTCGGCCTCGGCAAGCGCAAGGACACCAAGCGCGCGATCGTCACGCTGCGCGAGGGCTCCATCGACATCTTTGGCGAGGTGGCCGGCTGA
- the rplD gene encoding 50S ribosomal protein L4: MATQTVDVLDAAGNKAGSADLPAEMFDVQTNVPLIHQVVVAQLAAARQGTHSTKTRGDVRGGGKKPYKQKGTGRARQGSTRAPQFAGGGVVHGPQPRDYSQRTPKKMKAAALRGALSDRARAGRVHVVSTLVEGETPKTSAALTALRNVVAERSALVVLERSDELSVLSLRNVPSVHLLWVDQLNTYDVLVHDDVVFTAGALATFVGGPAGEEETK, encoded by the coding sequence ATGGCTACGCAGACCGTCGACGTGCTCGACGCCGCGGGCAACAAGGCCGGCTCCGCCGACCTGCCCGCGGAGATGTTCGACGTCCAGACGAACGTTCCGCTGATCCACCAGGTCGTGGTTGCCCAGCTCGCCGCGGCGCGCCAGGGCACCCACTCCACCAAGACCCGCGGCGACGTCCGCGGCGGTGGTAAGAAGCCTTACAAGCAGAAGGGCACCGGCCGCGCCCGTCAGGGCTCGACCCGCGCCCCGCAGTTCGCCGGCGGTGGCGTCGTCCACGGCCCGCAGCCGCGTGACTACAGCCAGCGGACCCCCAAGAAGATGAAGGCCGCCGCCCTGCGCGGTGCCCTGTCCGACCGGGCCCGCGCCGGCCGCGTGCACGTGGTCAGCACCCTGGTCGAGGGGGAGACCCCCAAGACCTCGGCCGCGCTGACCGCGCTGCGCAACGTCGTCGCCGAGCGCAGTGCGCTGGTCGTCCTCGAGCGTAGTGACGAGCTGTCGGTGCTGAGCCTGCGCAACGTCCCCAGCGTGCACCTGCTCTGGGTCGACCAGCTGAACACCTACGACGTCCTCGTCCACGACGACGTCGTGTTCACCGCCGGCGCGCTGGCCACCTTCGTGGGTGGCCCGGCGGGCGAGGAGGAGACCAAGTGA
- the rplC gene encoding 50S ribosomal protein L3: MTTTSQQAAARAVKALLGTKLGMTQVWDEAGRLIPVTVVQVGTNVVTLVRTPETDGYSAVQLAFGQIDPRKVTQPLKGHFSKAGVTPRRHVAEIRTADAAEYNLGQEISADAFEAGAKIDVVGTTKGKGTAGVMKRHGFAGVSASHGSHRNHRKPGSIGGASTPGRVFRGQRMAGRMGNARQTTQNLTIHAVDAEKGLLLVAGAVPGPKGGIVVVRTAAKGA, from the coding sequence ATGACTACGACTTCCCAGCAGGCTGCCGCCCGCGCCGTCAAGGCGCTGCTCGGCACGAAGCTCGGCATGACCCAGGTCTGGGACGAGGCCGGGCGCCTCATCCCCGTCACGGTCGTCCAGGTGGGCACGAACGTGGTGACGCTGGTGCGCACCCCGGAGACGGACGGCTACAGCGCCGTCCAGCTCGCCTTCGGCCAGATCGACCCGCGCAAGGTCACCCAGCCGCTCAAGGGCCACTTCAGCAAGGCCGGCGTCACGCCGCGTCGCCACGTGGCCGAGATCCGCACCGCCGACGCGGCCGAGTACAACCTCGGCCAGGAGATCTCCGCCGACGCCTTCGAGGCCGGCGCGAAGATCGACGTGGTCGGCACGACCAAGGGCAAGGGCACCGCCGGTGTCATGAAGCGTCACGGCTTCGCCGGCGTCTCGGCCTCCCACGGCTCGCACCGCAACCACCGCAAGCCGGGCTCCATCGGCGGCGCCTCCACGCCCGGCCGCGTCTTCCGCGGTCAGCGCATGGCCGGCCGGATGGGCAACGCCCGCCAGACCACCCAGAACCTCACGATCCACGCTGTCGACGCCGAGAAGGGCCTCCTCCTCGTCGCCGGCGCCGTCCCCGGCCCCAAGGGCGGGATCGTCGTGGTCCGTACCGCCGCGAAGGGGGCGTGA
- the rpsJ gene encoding 30S ribosomal protein S10, whose protein sequence is MAGQKIRIRLKSYDHEVIDSSARKIVDTVTRAGATVVGPVPLPTEKNVFVVIRSPHKYKDSREHFEMRTHKRLIDIVDPTPKAVDSLMRLDLPADVNIEIKL, encoded by the coding sequence ATGGCGGGACAGAAGATCCGCATCCGGCTCAAGTCCTACGACCACGAGGTCATCGACAGCTCGGCGCGCAAGATCGTCGACACGGTGACTCGCGCTGGTGCGACGGTCGTGGGCCCGGTGCCGCTGCCGACGGAGAAGAACGTCTTCGTCGTCATCCGTTCGCCCCACAAGTACAAGGACAGCCGCGAGCACTTCGAGATGCGCACGCACAAGCGGCTCATCGACATCGTCGACCCGACGCCGAAGGCAGTCGACTCGCTCATGCGTCTCGACCTGCCGGCGGACGTCAACATCGAGATCAAGCTCTGA